From Schistocerca gregaria isolate iqSchGreg1 chromosome 10, iqSchGreg1.2, whole genome shotgun sequence, one genomic window encodes:
- the LOC126293508 gene encoding protein piccolo-like yields the protein MIVPGNTIKLVDVGTSIAVLPEAESQSPVVKAVRNIKKKNAGAFIRLQPTTSQTDKTNTQKESGNATSGRGVVYLSHIPDGFYEDEMRQYFSQFGRVTRVKLARSRKTGRSRGYAFIEFQYAEVAKVVAETMNNYLLYNRLLKASYMDKQYPAAFWNQQSCGPQNCPLARNRRMEIKRKNAILNPAKELAQQGKRRRQLAKTLSRLRDAGVDHTLEVKDQVELSTGGKKIGGAKNTKQEKQTSEESAKVEEDSRNSQPVLLVDESDDEIEFNVPSFVIRKTLKRRSSSPTLEQSPKVKRGKHVKSEPLTSPTPGKQNGEASSRSNHKTRKSGRVSVIPKHISSGFHVTITPGKSKQNKLASKENRESQSPVQSEESPKQLGTPKAVGAASPRLPKSVESSTNKKIRNSRLSTENKIDGPPQNTEIPKVHRRSTETPEILDGVTPTPVADSAVRKVSPKAVKTPKQMKKSPHAIDKRKTPTLMDIQSSVASGPEKTVLLKSNGKKISPKATPNVHCPVQKLNSGDRSSLKTPIGRKSLPLSKTNLEDKKRTGLKTPLKTPIGRKSQNWTASSGPNRSPNLIQKLGSEDKKRTGLKTPLKTPIGRKSQNWTATSGPKRSPKLMQQLGSEEKKHTGLKTPSKTPIVRKSQNWTAASSPKRSPLSHSTALKKHDSASPKASKPARKSLKLNK from the exons ATGATTGTCCCTGGAAATACTATTAAGTTAGTAGACGTTGGCACCTCCATTGCAGTTTTGCCCGAAGCCGAATCACAGTCACCAGTTGTGAAAGCTGTGAGGAATATAAAGAAGAAAAATGCCGGGGCTTTTATACGACTGCAG cCGACTACATCACAGACCgacaaaacaaacacacagaaaGAATCTGGAAATGCAACCTCTGGGAGGGGTGTTGTATACCTCAGCCACATACCAGATGGCTTTTATGAAGATGAAATGCGCCAATATTTTAGTCAGTTTGGACGTGTTACCAGAGTAAAGTTAGCACGTAGTAGAAAG ACTGGCAGAAGTAGAGGATATGCATTCATCGAATTTCAGTACGCTGAAGTAGCCAAGGTTGTCGCTGAGACCATGAACAATTACTTGTTATACAACAGACTTCTCAAAG CAAGTTACATGGACAAGCAGTATCCTGCAGCATTTTGGAACCAACAATCTTGTGGGCCTCAAAATTGTCCACTCGCAAGAAACCgacgaatggaaataaaacgaaaaaacGCGATTCTGAATCCTGCGAAGGAACTGGCACAGCAGGGGAAGAGGCGCAGGCAGCTGGCAAAGACTCTGAGTCGCCTGAGGGATGCTGGAGTGGATCATACTCTTGAG GTGAAAGATCAAGTAGAGCTGTCTACAGGAGGGAAAAAAATTGGTGGTGCAAAAAATACAAAGCAAGAGAAACAGACATCCGAAGAAAGCGCGAAGGTGGAGGAGGACTCTAGGAACAGCCAGCCAGTGCTGCTGGTGGATGAGAGTGATGACGAAATTGAATTCAACGTGCCATCTTTTGTTATCAGGAAGACCTTGAAGAGGCGGAGCAGTAGTCCGACATTGGAGCAGTCTCCCAAAGTAAAGCGGGGCAAGCATGTTAAGAGTGAGCCACTGACGTCACCAACTCCAGGAAAACAGAATGGAGAGGCAAGTTCCAGATCTAACCACAAAACTAGAAAGAGTGGTAGAGTCAGTgttattccgaagcacatcagctCTGGGTTTCACGTAACTATTACTCCGGGGAAGTCCAAGCAGAATAAATTGGCCAGCAAGGAGAACCGAGAGAGCCAGTCACCTGTGCAATCTGAGGAATCACCCAAACAGTTGGGCACACCGAAAGCAGTTGGTGCCGCATCTCCGAGATTGCCGAAGTCGGTCGAATCTTCCACAAATAAAAAGATTAGAAACAGTAGACTCTCCACCGAAAATAAGATCGATGGACCCCCACAAAACACTGAAATACCAAAGGTACACAGACGGAGCACAGAGACGCCAGAAATTTTGGACGGTGTTACGCCCACTCCCGTTGCAGATAGTGCTGTTAGAAAAGTGTCACCTAAAGCAGTCAAAACCCCAAAGCAGATGAAAAAGAGTCCACACGCTATCGATAAAAGAAAAACACCTACGTTGATGGACATTCAGAGCAGTGTTGCATCAGGGCCTGAGAAAACTGTTTTACTCAAAAGTAATGGGAAGAAAATTTCTCCAAAAGCAACACCAAATGTGCACTGCCCAGTACAAAAACTTAACTCTGGTGACAGGAGTTCCTTAAAAACACCAATTGGGCGGAAGTCTTTACCGTTGTCAAAAACTAATTTGGAAGACAAGAAACGTACAGGACTGAAGACTCCACTGAAAACTCCAATAGGCAGGAAGAGCCAAAACTGGACTGCCTCAAGCGGCCCAAACCGTTCACCAAATTTAATACAGAAACTTGGTTCGGAAGACAAGAAACGTACAGGACTGAAAACCCCACTGAAAACTCCAATAGGCAGGAAGAGCCAAAACTGGACTGCCACAAGTGGCCCAAAACGATCACCAAAATTAATGCAGCAACTTGGTTCGGAAGAGAAGAAACACACAGGACTAAAGACACCTTCGAAAACTCCAATAGTCAGGAAGAGCCAAAACTGGACTGCTGCAAGCAGCCCAAAGCGTTCACCACTGTCCCATAGCACCGCCTTGAAGAAGCACGACAGTGCTAGTCCAAAAGCTTCGAAACCTGCAAGAAAGAGCTTGAAGTTAAATAAGTAG